A stretch of the Tardiphaga sp. 709 genome encodes the following:
- a CDS encoding cell envelope integrity EipB family protein yields the protein MAAFVAPVSAFAAPPAAGTPFVAHQALYELKLLKSRGNASVNSASGRILYNFTGSACEGYTSDFRQVSELNSGEDKTTLSDLRSTSWEAGDGKSYRFKIDTRMNDGDASAVDGMAEREGDHVTVKLKQPVAKTFTLEGSTVFPTEQIHRIIAAARDGKSVLELNVYDGSDTGEKVYSTLTVIGQAIPGDRKVNEPDPSTGDNGMKKLTRWPVTVSYYDKSAKSSDGGEQTPVYAMSFELYENGVSRSLVLDYNDFVIGGAMSKFNVKDSKPCK from the coding sequence ATGGCAGCCTTCGTGGCGCCGGTGTCGGCATTCGCGGCTCCGCCCGCTGCGGGCACGCCGTTCGTCGCGCACCAGGCGCTGTATGAACTGAAGCTGTTGAAGTCGCGCGGCAACGCCAGCGTCAACAGCGCCAGCGGCCGTATCCTCTATAATTTTACCGGCAGTGCCTGCGAAGGCTACACGTCGGATTTCCGTCAGGTCTCGGAGCTGAACAGCGGCGAGGACAAGACCACGCTGAGCGATCTGCGCTCCACCAGCTGGGAAGCCGGCGACGGCAAGAGTTATCGCTTCAAGATCGACACCCGCATGAATGATGGCGATGCCAGTGCCGTCGACGGCATGGCGGAGCGCGAAGGCGATCACGTCACCGTCAAGCTCAAGCAGCCGGTGGCGAAGACCTTCACGCTGGAGGGCTCCACCGTATTTCCGACCGAGCAGATCCACCGCATCATTGCCGCCGCACGCGATGGCAAGTCGGTGCTGGAACTGAATGTCTATGATGGGTCGGATACGGGCGAGAAGGTCTACAGCACGCTCACGGTGATCGGGCAGGCGATCCCCGGCGACCGCAAGGTCAACGAGCCCGATCCCTCGACCGGCGATAACGGCATGAAGAAGCTGACGCGCTGGCCGGTCACCGTCAGCTATTACGACAAGTCAGCCAAATCGTCCGATGGCGGCGAACAGACACCGGTCTATGCGATGTCGTTCGAACTCTATGAGAACGGCGTCTCGCGGTCACTGGTGCTGGACTACAATGACTTCGTTATCGGCGGCGCCATGAGCAAGTTCAATGTGAAGGACAGCAAGCCTTGTAAGTGA
- the tsaA gene encoding tRNA (N6-threonylcarbamoyladenosine(37)-N6)-methyltransferase TrmO — MVRESEIRAGELAVDAPKPNHAGLVYIGRIRTPWTSRLETPRQGRHDGPVCRLEIFEPWVAGLKDLDLYKHLEVIYWLHLSRRDLVLQSPKNDGNARGIFSLRTPVRPNPIGTSMVKLVGIEGSTVMVRGLDCLDETPLLDVKPDRCEFTPLAPPQPGDFQTE, encoded by the coding sequence ATGGTTCGTGAAAGTGAAATCCGTGCCGGCGAACTCGCCGTCGATGCACCGAAGCCGAACCATGCGGGCCTCGTCTATATCGGGCGCATCCGCACGCCCTGGACGTCGCGGCTGGAAACGCCGCGGCAGGGTCGCCATGACGGCCCTGTATGCCGGCTCGAGATCTTCGAGCCGTGGGTGGCGGGTCTGAAGGACCTCGACCTCTACAAGCATCTCGAAGTGATCTACTGGCTGCATCTGTCGCGCCGCGACCTGGTGCTGCAGAGTCCCAAGAACGACGGCAATGCGCGTGGCATCTTTTCGCTGCGCACGCCGGTGCGGCCGAACCCGATCGGTACGTCCATGGTGAAGCTGGTGGGGATCGAGGGATCGACCGTGATGGTGCGCGGGCTCGATTGCCTCGACGAGACGCCGCTGCTGGACGTGAAGCCCGATCGCTGCGAATTCACGCCGCTCGCGCCGCCGCAGCCGGGGGACTTTCAGACGGAGTAG
- a CDS encoding GNAT family N-acetyltransferase has protein sequence MTSSEITLEAVASISQIPATDWDACATGHADLGGIESLDTLAPAANGCASIANYNPFVSHAFFAAVEKSNSACARTGWGPRHLIAKSAGRILGVVPCYLKSHSQGEYVFDRGWADAYERAGGQYYPKLQASVPFTPATGPRLLIRDGVDVERVGAALAGGLVGLCEATDASSVHVTFARESEWQFLAARGFLQRTDQQFHFRNDGYSTFDDFLATLNSRHRKAIKRERRDALANGITIHPLTGSEITEDAWDAFFAFYMETGSRKWGRPYLTREFYALIAESMSDDVALIMAKRDGKWIAGAINFIGSDTLFGRHWGAIEHHPFLHFEVCYYQAIDFAIRRGLKTVEAGAQGEHKIARGYLPQTTYSAHYIADRGLRQAVGEYLQREREYVAEAVRELTEAGPFRKGDEQD, from the coding sequence ATGACGTCATCGGAAATTACGCTCGAAGCAGTGGCGTCCATCAGCCAGATTCCGGCCACGGACTGGGATGCCTGTGCCACCGGCCATGCCGATCTCGGTGGCATTGAGAGCCTCGATACGCTCGCCCCGGCGGCCAACGGTTGCGCCTCAATAGCCAATTACAACCCGTTCGTGTCTCACGCTTTTTTCGCGGCCGTCGAGAAGTCGAATTCGGCCTGCGCCCGCACCGGCTGGGGTCCGCGGCATCTGATCGCCAAAAGCGCGGGCCGCATCCTCGGTGTCGTGCCCTGTTATCTGAAGTCGCACTCGCAGGGCGAATACGTGTTCGACCGCGGCTGGGCCGATGCCTATGAGCGCGCCGGCGGGCAATATTACCCGAAGCTGCAGGCCTCGGTTCCGTTCACGCCCGCCACCGGTCCGCGCCTGCTGATCCGCGATGGCGTCGATGTGGAACGCGTCGGCGCGGCGCTGGCCGGAGGCCTCGTTGGTCTCTGCGAGGCCACCGATGCATCGTCTGTCCATGTCACTTTCGCGCGCGAGAGCGAATGGCAATTCCTTGCTGCACGCGGCTTCCTGCAGCGCACCGACCAGCAGTTTCATTTCCGCAATGACGGCTACAGCACCTTCGACGATTTCCTGGCAACGCTGAATTCGCGCCATCGCAAGGCGATCAAGCGCGAGCGCCGCGATGCGCTGGCCAATGGCATCACCATCCACCCCCTCACCGGCAGCGAGATCACCGAGGATGCGTGGGACGCGTTCTTCGCCTTCTACATGGAGACCGGCTCGCGCAAATGGGGTCGCCCCTATCTGACACGCGAGTTTTATGCGCTGATCGCCGAGAGCATGAGCGACGATGTCGCTCTGATCATGGCCAAGCGCGACGGCAAGTGGATCGCCGGCGCCATCAATTTCATTGGTTCGGACACGCTGTTCGGCCGCCACTGGGGCGCCATCGAGCATCACCCGTTCCTGCATTTCGAGGTCTGCTATTATCAGGCCATCGACTTCGCCATTCGCCGCGGATTGAAGACCGTCGAGGCCGGCGCCCAGGGCGAACACAAGATCGCGCGGGGCTATCTGCCGCAGACCACCTATTCGGCGCATTACATCGCCGATCGCGGACTGCGTCAGGCCGTCGGCGAGTATCTTCAACGCGAGCGCGAATATGTCGCGGAGGCCGTCCGCGAATTGACCGAAGCCGGCCCGTTCAGGAAGGGCGACGAGCAGGATTAA
- a CDS encoding malonyl-CoA decarboxylase: MSNDSFFSDLLASISERGRTLLRLGPASVDPKQNASDLIELCAELLSGRGEASGTVLARGVLDRYKSLDEAGRLTFFENLAQNYGPDRDKLEKAIAAWRAKPTGDVSGELHFASEPQRQELFRRLNRAPNATSELVKMREDLLDLKNGNKDLNAVDRDVVHLLASWFNRGFLVLRKIDWSTPANVLEKVIKYEAVHEIHDWDDLRRRIDPVDRRCYAFFHPALVDEPLIFVEVALTETIPGAIAPLLAVDRQPVPIERARTAVFYSISNCQRGLGGISFGNFLIKQVVEELRRELPKLDTFVTLSPVPGFMKWLKKADDLNLSNEDQALVDMLADPLWVNDTALTAQLKPVMEQLAAHYFLKAKSPRGGPIDSVARFHLGNGARLERIDWLGDTSAKGLRESASLMVNYLYRLDDIEKNHEAYADHYEIAASSAVKKLLKSESGGGLRLLDSMRLSRAE, translated from the coding sequence ATGAGCAATGACTCCTTCTTCTCCGATCTCCTCGCATCCATTTCGGAACGCGGACGCACTCTGCTGCGGCTCGGTCCCGCATCTGTCGATCCCAAACAGAACGCATCGGACTTGATCGAACTCTGTGCGGAGCTGTTGTCAGGACGCGGCGAAGCGTCCGGCACGGTCCTCGCGCGCGGCGTGCTCGATCGCTACAAGAGTCTCGACGAGGCCGGCCGCCTCACCTTCTTCGAGAACCTCGCACAGAATTACGGTCCCGATCGTGACAAGCTTGAAAAGGCCATCGCGGCATGGCGCGCCAAGCCGACCGGCGACGTCTCCGGCGAATTGCATTTCGCATCCGAGCCGCAGCGGCAGGAACTGTTTCGCCGGCTGAACCGCGCGCCGAACGCGACCAGCGAACTCGTGAAGATGCGTGAGGATCTTCTCGATCTGAAGAATGGCAACAAGGATCTCAACGCCGTCGATCGCGACGTCGTTCATCTCTTGGCATCCTGGTTCAACAGGGGATTTCTGGTGCTGCGCAAGATCGACTGGTCCACACCCGCCAACGTGCTCGAAAAAGTCATCAAATACGAAGCGGTCCACGAGATCCACGACTGGGACGATCTGCGCCGCCGCATCGATCCCGTGGATCGCCGCTGCTACGCGTTCTTCCACCCTGCCCTTGTCGATGAACCGCTGATCTTCGTCGAGGTTGCGCTCACCGAAACCATTCCGGGCGCCATCGCGCCACTGCTGGCCGTCGATCGCCAGCCGGTGCCGATCGAGCGCGCGCGCACCGCGGTGTTCTATTCGATCTCCAACTGCCAGCGCGGCCTCGGCGGCATTTCGTTCGGCAACTTCCTGATCAAGCAGGTGGTCGAGGAACTGCGCCGCGAATTGCCGAAGCTCGATACGTTCGTGACGCTGTCACCGGTGCCGGGTTTCATGAAGTGGCTCAAAAAGGCCGATGACCTCAACCTGTCCAATGAGGATCAGGCGCTGGTCGACATGCTCGCCGATCCGCTGTGGGTCAACGACACAGCGCTGACGGCGCAGCTCAAGCCGGTGATGGAGCAGCTCGCCGCGCATTACTTCCTGAAGGCCAAGAGCCCGCGCGGCGGCCCGATCGATTCCGTCGCCCGCTTCCATCTCGGCAACGGCGCACGGCTCGAGCGCATCGACTGGCTTGGCGATACGTCGGCGAAGGGCCTGCGTGAGTCCGCCAGTCTGATGGTGAACTATCTGTATCGTCTCGACGATATCGAGAAGAACCACGAAGCCTATGCGGATCACTACGAGATCGCGGCTTCCAGCGCGGTGAAGAAGCTGCTGAAGAGTGAAAGCGGCGGTGGCCTGCGTTTGCTGGACAGCATGCGGCTGTCGCGGGCGGAGTGA
- a CDS encoding AzlD domain-containing protein → MSDFIGDWHALLVLLLAGFLPNEVWRMLGLWLGGGVDEESEILIWVRAVATAILAGVIAQILVVPPGALASVPPPLRYGAVAVGLVVFVLFRRSIFLGVACGELVMVTGKYILG, encoded by the coding sequence ATGAGCGACTTCATCGGCGACTGGCACGCGCTCCTTGTGCTGCTGCTGGCGGGTTTCCTCCCCAATGAGGTCTGGCGCATGCTTGGCCTGTGGCTCGGCGGCGGCGTCGACGAAGAGTCCGAGATCCTGATCTGGGTGAGGGCGGTGGCCACGGCGATCCTCGCCGGCGTCATCGCGCAAATCCTGGTCGTGCCGCCCGGCGCATTGGCGAGCGTTCCGCCGCCGTTGCGCTATGGTGCGGTCGCTGTCGGCCTCGTCGTCTTCGTCTTGTTCAGGCGCTCGATCTTTCTTGGCGTCGCATGCGGCGAGCTGGTGATGGTCACCGGCAAATACATCCTCGGTTGA
- a CDS encoding glycerophosphodiester phosphodiesterase, with protein MRAPDWLIARPVAHRGLHDRTRGIIENMPGAMHAAISGNFSIETDVQLTADGEAMVHHDDELGRLTEGSGPLLAKTSSELKQIAFKDTPERMMTLGDLLALIDGRVGLVIEIKSHFDGDRKLVTRVAEILKTYRGPVAWMSFDPDQVLAMREIAPGIPRGITAQRTYDDGEWLTLTQAQRDGMRHLRHAFRTRPHFVSYWVKELPAPAPWIAHNLFGCALLTWTVRTPEQRAVTARYADQMTFEGFVP; from the coding sequence ATGCGCGCACCTGACTGGCTCATCGCCCGGCCGGTCGCGCATCGTGGCCTGCACGATCGCACCCGCGGCATTATCGAGAACATGCCCGGCGCCATGCACGCCGCCATATCTGGCAATTTCAGCATCGAGACCGATGTGCAGCTCACCGCCGATGGCGAGGCGATGGTGCATCATGACGATGAACTCGGCCGCCTGACCGAGGGCTCCGGCCCCCTGCTCGCGAAGACCTCCTCCGAACTCAAGCAAATAGCCTTCAAGGACACGCCCGAGCGCATGATGACGCTCGGCGATCTTCTTGCACTGATCGACGGCCGTGTCGGGCTCGTGATCGAGATCAAGAGCCACTTCGATGGTGATCGCAAACTGGTCACCCGCGTCGCCGAGATTCTCAAAACCTATCGCGGGCCGGTTGCCTGGATGTCGTTCGATCCCGATCAGGTTCTCGCGATGCGCGAGATCGCCCCCGGGATCCCGCGCGGCATCACGGCCCAGCGCACCTATGACGACGGCGAGTGGCTGACGCTGACGCAGGCCCAGCGCGACGGCATGCGCCATCTCCGCCACGCCTTCCGCACCCGGCCGCATTTTGTCTCCTACTGGGTCAAGGAACTGCCTGCCCCGGCGCCCTGGATCGCCCACAACCTGTTCGGCTGCGCGCTGCTGACCTGGACCGTACGGACGCCGGAACAGCGTGCCGTCACGGCCCGCTATGCCGACCAGATGACCTTCGAAGGCTTTGTGCCGTAA
- a CDS encoding HIT family protein produces MTAYDPNNIFAKILRGEFPCYKVYENDHVLAFLDIMPRSPGHTLVIPKAPARNIFDITPDDYAHVIRAAHKIAAACKQAFKADGMTIAQYSEAAGGQVVFHLHMHVMPRHDNVGLLPPASRKEDPKVLEDNATKLIAALAAL; encoded by the coding sequence ATGACCGCGTATGACCCGAACAACATCTTCGCCAAGATCCTGCGCGGCGAATTCCCCTGCTACAAGGTCTATGAGAACGACCACGTGCTGGCGTTCCTCGACATCATGCCGCGCTCCCCCGGCCATACGTTGGTGATCCCCAAGGCGCCTGCGCGCAATATCTTCGACATCACTCCGGACGACTACGCCCATGTGATCCGCGCCGCCCACAAGATCGCCGCTGCCTGCAAACAGGCCTTCAAGGCCGACGGCATGACCATCGCACAATATTCGGAAGCCGCCGGCGGCCAGGTGGTGTTCCACCTGCACATGCATGTGATGCCGCGCCACGACAATGTCGGCCTGCTGCCGCCGGCATCGCGCAAGGAAGACCCAAAGGTGCTGGAAGACAACGCAACGAAACTGATCGCGGCACTGGCGGCGCTGTAA
- a CDS encoding ABC transporter substrate-binding protein, whose product MKRIASKRGVVAALALGALLSSGSAFAQQTIKVGWTIPAEESKYWMMKRPQEFADLGKKYNIEWVQFQGTAPMTQALAAGALDCATQSVLALAQGMQSGNLKASIVAQHVFEKPGSFSVYWAVKDDSPIKTIADLKGKTMSINTLGSGIYGPMAILLKQAGLDPAKDVKLVEVGFALSEEALRSGRVDSAVMNQPFAARMEAKGGTRKLFSLSQQQDGIVHILEACRADFIEKNPELARMYVRDLTLGMQKALANRDETLKVVNEVMKAPIPVLETYLLKDNDFARDPGAAPNFDAIQKMLDTYVESGMLPKKLDVSELKGKVVAPIK is encoded by the coding sequence ATGAAGCGGATCGCATCGAAGCGTGGCGTTGTGGCGGCTCTGGCACTCGGAGCGTTGCTGAGCAGTGGCTCGGCGTTTGCCCAACAAACCATCAAGGTTGGCTGGACCATCCCGGCCGAAGAATCCAAATACTGGATGATGAAGCGTCCGCAGGAATTCGCGGATCTCGGCAAGAAATACAATATCGAGTGGGTGCAGTTTCAGGGCACCGCGCCGATGACACAGGCACTCGCGGCCGGCGCGCTGGATTGCGCGACGCAATCGGTGCTGGCGCTCGCGCAGGGCATGCAGAGCGGCAACCTCAAGGCTTCGATCGTTGCGCAGCACGTGTTCGAAAAGCCGGGCAGCTTTTCGGTCTATTGGGCGGTAAAAGACGACTCGCCGATCAAGACCATCGCCGACCTCAAGGGGAAGACGATGTCGATCAACACGCTGGGCTCCGGCATCTATGGCCCGATGGCGATCCTCTTGAAGCAGGCCGGCCTCGATCCGGCCAAGGACGTCAAGCTGGTTGAAGTCGGCTTCGCGCTCTCGGAAGAGGCGCTGCGTTCGGGCCGCGTCGATTCCGCCGTGATGAACCAGCCGTTCGCCGCGCGCATGGAAGCCAAGGGCGGCACCCGCAAGCTGTTCTCGCTGTCGCAGCAGCAGGATGGCATCGTGCATATTCTCGAAGCCTGCCGTGCCGACTTCATCGAGAAGAATCCGGAACTGGCCAGGATGTATGTGCGTGATCTGACGCTGGGCATGCAGAAGGCGCTGGCCAATCGCGATGAAACGCTGAAGGTCGTCAATGAAGTGATGAAGGCGCCGATCCCGGTGCTGGAAACCTATCTGCTGAAGGATAACGATTTCGCCAGGGATCCGGGCGCCGCGCCGAATTTCGACGCGATCCAGAAGATGCTCGACACCTATGTCGAGTCCGGAATGCTGCCGAAGAAGCTCGACGTCTCCGAGCTGAAGGGCAAGGTCGTCGCGCCGATCAAGTAA
- a CDS encoding RidA family protein, which translates to MAGTVEQKLADLGVKLHEPVSPVANYVGFVRTGNLLFVSGQICMGADGQLIAKGKLGAGVTLEQGVNAARGCAINILAQVKAALGDLDKVARVVRLGGFVNSTPDFIDAPKIINGASDLMVAAFGDKGRHSRAAVGVASLPADCAVEVDAVFEVI; encoded by the coding sequence ATGGCAGGAACGGTCGAGCAGAAACTTGCGGATCTAGGGGTCAAGCTTCACGAGCCGGTGAGCCCGGTGGCGAACTATGTCGGCTTCGTCCGCACGGGCAATCTGCTGTTCGTCTCCGGCCAGATTTGCATGGGTGCCGACGGCCAGCTGATTGCCAAGGGCAAGCTCGGCGCCGGCGTCACCCTCGAACAAGGCGTCAATGCCGCGCGAGGCTGCGCGATCAACATCCTGGCGCAGGTCAAGGCTGCGCTCGGCGATCTCGACAAGGTGGCCCGCGTCGTCCGTCTCGGCGGCTTCGTCAATTCGACGCCGGATTTCATCGACGCGCCGAAGATCATCAATGGCGCATCGGACCTGATGGTTGCCGCCTTCGGCGACAAGGGCCGCCATTCCCGCGCTGCTGTCGGCGTCGCCTCGCTCCCCGCCGATTGCGCGGTCGAGGTCGACGCGGTGTTCGAAGTCATCTGA
- a CDS encoding tripartite tricarboxylate transporter substrate binding protein yields the protein MRLRASSTLITGIVIAALGFAAPLARAAEYPTRTIKLVVPYAAGGPTDVLARLVADYLGRDLKQTAIVENKPGAQGAIAAEAVTRAEPDGYTLFVTAASIMVLNPLLYKKLSYDPQKDLRMLTVVTDLPVVMEVHPSVPAKTVKEFVAYAKANPGKLNFGSAGTGGTIHLAGEMFKQIAGVEMTHVPYKGAGPALTDLLSGNIQVMFDTLSTALPPVKAGLLRPLGVSSKERSPDLPDVPTVIESGYPDYQVGVWFGLAGSSKLPDDVVKTVMASMDRALNDNTFRASLEKIGFPVLRPKTVKEINEFVDEDRARWSKVIKAQNISLD from the coding sequence ATGAGATTGCGCGCAAGTTCTACCTTGATAACCGGCATCGTTATCGCTGCGTTGGGTTTTGCCGCGCCGCTCGCCCGTGCGGCGGAATATCCGACGCGCACGATCAAGCTCGTGGTGCCTTATGCAGCCGGCGGGCCGACCGATGTGCTTGCGCGTCTGGTGGCGGATTATCTCGGCCGCGACCTCAAGCAGACGGCGATCGTCGAGAACAAGCCGGGCGCGCAGGGCGCCATTGCCGCCGAAGCGGTGACGCGTGCAGAACCCGATGGCTACACGCTGTTTGTTACGGCTGCATCCATCATGGTGCTCAACCCGCTGCTCTACAAAAAGCTGTCCTACGATCCGCAGAAGGATCTGCGGATGCTGACGGTGGTCACTGACTTGCCTGTGGTGATGGAAGTACATCCATCTGTACCGGCCAAGACGGTGAAGGAATTCGTGGCTTACGCGAAGGCCAATCCGGGCAAGCTGAATTTCGGATCGGCCGGCACCGGCGGCACCATTCATCTCGCCGGCGAGATGTTCAAGCAGATCGCTGGCGTCGAGATGACACATGTGCCCTACAAGGGCGCAGGGCCGGCGCTGACCGATCTTCTCTCCGGCAATATCCAGGTGATGTTCGATACGCTCTCCACGGCGCTGCCGCCTGTGAAGGCCGGGTTGCTGCGGCCGCTCGGCGTCAGTTCGAAAGAACGCAGTCCCGATCTGCCTGATGTTCCCACCGTCATCGAAAGCGGCTACCCCGACTATCAGGTCGGCGTCTGGTTCGGTTTGGCGGGATCGTCGAAATTGCCGGACGATGTCGTCAAGACCGTGATGGCCAGCATGGACCGCGCCCTGAACGACAATACATTCCGTGCCTCGCTGGAAAAGATCGGCTTCCCCGTACTGCGGCCGAAGACGGTCAAGGAGATCAACGAATTCGTTGACGAAGACCGGGCACGGTGGTCGAAGGTGATCAAGGCGCAGAACATCTCGCTGGATTGA